The Triticum aestivum cultivar Chinese Spring unplaced genomic scaffold, IWGSC CS RefSeq v2.1 scaffold281042, whole genome shotgun sequence nucleotide sequence CGCTGTGTTCTCGAATCTCTACTGGTCCTCCCTGATAACTAATGTAGTGATAGGATGTTGCTTCATATGTCCCCGTTCCTCTTCAAAATCACTTAATCACATGTAGTCATATGGATGATCACATACTTGGCAGTTTATTCTGTAGAATAGACTTCATGAACAAGTAGAACTTCCACTTCCTTTGAAGGCCAAAATGTACAACAGTGGTAACACACAATTCTAGCTCACCCTTCATTCTTCTGGAGCATGGACGTTGGATATTACTTTGTAGTGTGTTACTGTAAATCTAAATTGATTAGCTGCTGTGAAATTCTCTTAGTTTTATGTGCtaagcaaatactccctccgtcccataatataagaacgtttttgacactagtctaGTGTCaagaacgttcttatattatgggacagagggagtagatgtgTACTCATTATAATCCATGAGAAATCAAATCAGAGCATAAATCTATTTGCATTCATTATCCTATCAGGCAGCTGATTTTACATTTTAAAAATGATATCACATCCTCCAATATTATTTGTTACTTTTTGCTTTTTGCATTTCATTCTTGAAATTGCTTGGGAAGGAAAAGGTATTTAACTACAAATAATTTCAGGAAGCAAGTGTGCTCTGAAGTCCGAACTGCCGAATCTCTTGTCAACTCCAGCAAACTAGCAGAGCCTTCTATCACCAAATAAAAGGGCTGTGATGTCGCTACGTCAGCTACTGGGATGGTCAGATGGAGAGGTGATGCGGCCGGAGTCAAAGCCGTGTTCCCGACTGATGCGCCACACTGCTGGTATCTTCTCAGTTGGTGGTGGCCTTGCTTTCTGGGTGCTTTGCCGCCTTCACTATGGTAATCCTTCCTGGCCATCCACATATTTTCCGTTTCAATATCTGGTCTATTCATCTTGAAACATATATTTGTTAATACTACCATCAAGGATGTAAATCTCATTGCTCCCGTATCCATATAGTACTGTGATTGTAGTTTTGGCCTTGTCATTAGCAGTAGTTTtgaccttttgggtgttggtcccTCGAAGCAATTCAAAACTGAAAGTATTTTGCTGACCCTGTTTCATTATCTAGGTCCAAGGATAACGGTTCCAAGGAGTCTCAGGTGGGCATCCTGTGGAGCGATGGGCACGAGCGCGACGGCAGCCATGCTTGTGCGGCTCTTCAGCCCGGAGTGTGAACCACAGAACATAGCAGCTTTCGACAGACCTGAATACAAGCCTGCATAGTGTCATGGAAATCCAGGGCCAGGTCTGCCAAGC carries:
- the LOC123177105 gene encoding uncharacterized protein, translating into MSLRQLLGWSDGEVMRPESKPCSRLMRHTAGIFSVGGGLAFWVLCRLHYGPRITVPRSLRWASCGAMGTSATAAMLVRLFSPECEPQNIAAFDRPEYKPA